The nucleotide window AGCcgccccagcagcccctccagcagcccccccagtACAAGCTCTCCCCAAAGCAAGCGCCAGAAGGGGCTGGGGCATCACCGCAGGGGAGCTTGAATTTGGGCTCTGTCACTCTCGGAGCAGAGGGGTGTCCCCGCAGTGGGTGGGGGGAACCATCCGTGCCGCAGCTCCCACCCCTGCTCCATCTCTTGGAACTGGGTCAGTCCTAGAGCTGGTGGGACACTGGGACGAGCCAAGGGGGGTCGTGTCCCGGCAGCGTCACCGGGGAGATGGTGTCCCCATCATGTAGCCCCGGGGATACTGGGGTGGCTCCTGGGCCCGGCTGTTCCCAGGGGCGTCAGAGCACCTTTTATTTGGGGGTTCTTCCCCATTGCCCCATCagcctccagcccagctcctgctccagcatggggcTGTGGGGTGCTAAGCTCAGCATGAGCCTCTGGCACCCCCAGCAGGACCTCCCAGCACTACCCCCAGTTCCCAGTAACCCCCCCTGGACTCACTCAGGCCTCTGAGTTTGGGGTCCGATCCCCTACAGGAGTGGGGCCTTCATCAACCGGGGGCTTGGTGCCCTCCTTCTGCTGGTCCTCCGCAGTCTGGGGGAAGAGGGTGGGAGGTAAGGGTGGGGAACAGGGGCACATCCTGGGTGCAGCTTCTGGGAACCCCTAGGAGATGGGACAAGGTGCCTTGGGCTCTGCCAGAGTTTGGGGACACCAGTCTCAATGGTTGGGGAAGTCCCAGGGCACCCCGTTCCACACTGACCACCCCCCCTGCCCATACCAGTCCCATGGGTGCCCCAGGAaccctctcccagcactgcaaacCCGATGAGAACCCCCTTTTGGGGCAGAGCCCTCAGACCAGTCTCCCTATTTCCGGTGGCCACCTGTGCCGTGCCAACCTGCTTGTCCCATCCCCACCCTCATGTTCCCCtgtcccccttcctccccccattcccatgtccctgtcccttcaccttcccccccacacccccccagTGTGCTGTGCCCTCATCCCCAGGGACTCACCGGTACTGGAAAGGTGCCACGGTGGCAGTGACGGGGTGGCTGTGTGGGGGCCTGAGGAGAAGGTGATGGCTCCTGACCAGAACACAGGGCccctgccctgggagctgccaTGGGGCTCATCCCCTGTCCCTACCGTGGCTACCCTGATGCCTTTTCTGGGGCACCCCCAAGCTGCCCCCCGCCCTGCCCTGTGCCCGGGAGGCTTTGGGCAGCTCCGTGGGCTCCCCCACCCTGcctgcccctctcctgcccctgcccacTGCCTCTGGCCACTTCCTGGGGGACACCAGGGGTCTCATTGGGACTTTCTGCCCCCCGCGGAGGGGGACACCGGGGTCGTCCTCACAGCTGGCGGCTTTGCCGGCGCCTTTTGGGCTTGGGGGTCTTGGGGCTGGGGGTCTGTGCCTTCCCTGGGCGGGGGGATGGAGCCTCAAGGGGGACAGGAAGCCccggggtgctgggggggggctgcagcatGTGGCTTGCTGTGGGCTGCAGTGCGGGGCACCGGGATGGCAGAGAAGTGGCTGCGGCCGGCAGGGGTTGAGGTTGGCCATCCCGTTCATCCTGGCAAGGTGTCTGCAGCACGGCTGTGTGGGAGAGAAGGGTTGTgcaggggtgaggggggggggggttgaggGGACACTCACATCCCCTCGGCCACATTCTCTGGTCTTGATCCCCACTGACCACCCCTATCCCCATCCCAGGAGGAAGCTACTACATCCCACCCCCCAAAGTGGGCAGTGACCCCCCCAGGGATCCCCAGGGCCAGGTCATTTGTGTTGGAGCTGTGTTACTGCTGCACAGAGACCACTCAGGGGACCTCTGGAGAACCCCCCAGCTGAGACCGAGCCCCTCTGGACCTGGAGAAGGTTCCTTGGCAAGGAGTGAGGTGCAAGGGGAGAGCTGCCATCATCCTGGTGGAAACAGcaccccagccctgcatccATTTTTATctgccagcacagagtgctGCATCAGTGAAGTCCAAAACGACCCCAAAACTGCCCCATTTTGCCTCTTCCCCAGTTTACAGCTGCTCACAAACCCAGCTCCCCCCGGACTTTTGGGAGTCTGCAAGGGCCAAGCCTTGCCCCACATCTCCCCCAGCAAGGCCCCCccaaggtgtccctgtccctgccacaCAGGGTGCTTGGGTGAATGTCCCCAAATCCCCTTTTCCCAGCCCCACATGAGCCGGATCAGTTGACTGCTGGGGCCGCGGGTCACGGGGAGCTCCTGGCACCACAGCGCcggctccagccccagcccggAGCTACAAAGGCCTTTTCAAGGAGGTTTTAAataaggagaagaggaaaccaacacacacagctctgggcTTGCTCTCACTGAAGCCTTTCAAACACCCAGAGAggttttctccctccccaggtcccagctgcctctgctcgCTGTGGTCACGCAccaggggatggggacacagCACTGGGGGGGCTCTGGAACACCCCAAGCTGATGAGTGGG belongs to Calypte anna isolate BGI_N300 chromosome 26, bCalAnn1_v1.p, whole genome shotgun sequence and includes:
- the LOC115599724 gene encoding LOW QUALITY PROTEIN: uncharacterized protein ENSP00000471857-like (The sequence of the model RefSeq protein was modified relative to this genomic sequence to represent the inferred CDS: inserted 3 bases in 2 codons; deleted 3 bases in 3 codons), which codes for MNGMANLNPAGRSHFSAIPVPRTAAHSKPHAAPPPSTPGLPVPLEAPSPRPGKAQTPSPKTPKPKGAGKAASCEDDPGVPLRGGQKVPMRPLVSPRKWPEAVGRGRRGAGRVGEPTELPKASRAQGRAGGSLXGCPRKGIRVATVGTGDEPHGSSQGRGPVFWSGAITFSSGPXHSHPVTATVAPFQYR